The following proteins are encoded in a genomic region of Ammospiza caudacuta isolate bAmmCau1 chromosome 3, bAmmCau1.pri, whole genome shotgun sequence:
- the PREPL gene encoding prolyl endopeptidase-like isoform X2 — protein sequence MRARMCCAGLRNLLQGLSFGAKYYSKHNPPQTVCLFSKIAPKKCHILGCSKSTCTHRTAPPGSILPCRFFSCKEGTKVLSKKKQNTSMVTSELLHKNLLKSEQKNWNNISPRYKTMTKRIKEKLEELHNMYRLNSRSPRIRFGENVYFEENGCIFLAKTDDGEGNAKILFSIEDLGFSDAFIQRIRISPGQRYMAISLKSENSEEATCIIMKLGNLPVVEKVIPSVFSFEWAANDVLYYTVQKNLKCQNVFMTTFTYQKHTKLVYTEQDARFFVDLYCTKDRRFLTINSNSKTTSEVWLVDCRHPFESPALVQARTTGLMYHVEHRKDQLYILTTYGEPAEYKLMKAPVASSGKENWQLVYALERKTKLVDFEMFSDDCIMFLKNAGHLYLNVISFVSHSVQSIKLPTWACEFELESHPDHTTSTCYFQLSSPVHPPKRFAYSFKENNLIEQAVQEVPIITNCHTTRLLAKSKDETLVPITVFHNKNSKELHRRPLLVHVYGAYGIDLNMSFKEEKLMLIEEGWILAYCHVRGGGEQGLSWHRDGCQYNKLKGLHDLRACITLLHQEGFSQPKHTALAAASAGGVLAGALCNTDPALLRAMVLQAPFVDVLNIMMKTHLPLTIEEQEEWGNPLEDEKCMKYIKSYCPYQNIKPQCYPSVFITAYENDERVPLTGILQYVQKLRKAALDHASRTSKKVIISFIVPGNWIPNIILDVQANGSHCDSSWEHSLNEVARHFAFLNRELEEVCHPQHHSKSCK from the exons ATGAGGGCTaggatgtgctgtgctggaCTGCGgaatcttctccaagggctgAGCTTCGGTGCCAAGTACTACTCCAAGCATAACCCTCCTCAAACAGTGTGTCTTTTCAGTAAAATTGCTCCAAAAAAGTGCCACATCCTGGGCTGTTCTAAAAGCACATGCACCCACAGGACTGCACCACCTGGAAGCATCCTGCCGTGCAGATTCTTTTCCTGCAAG GAAGGAACAAAAGTCCTTTccaaaaagaagcaaaatacaTCCATGGTAACTTCAGAACTTTTGCACAAGAACCTTCTGAAATCAGAGCAAAAAAACTGGAATAACATTTCACCGAGATACAAAACTATGACAAAGAGGATCAAAGAAAAACTGGAAGAATTGCACAACATGTATAGACTCAATTCAAGAAGCCCAAGG ATCAGGTTTGGAGAAAATGTGTACTTTGAAGAGAATGGCTGCATATTTCTTGCAAAAACAGATGATG GTGAGGGAAATGCTAAGATTTTATTCAGTATTGAAGATCTTGGCTTTTCTGATGCCTTTATTCAACGGATCAGAATTTCACCAGGTCAGAGATACATGGCCATCAgcttaaaaagtgaaaattctGAAGAGGCAACCTGCATTATTATGAAACTTGGTAATCTTCCTGTAGTGGAAAAAGTAATTCCAAGTGTATTTAGCTTTG aatggGCTGCAAATGATGTTCTGTATTACACAGTTCAGAAGAACCTTAAATGCCAGAATGTATTCATGACCACTTTCACTTACCAGAAACATACTAAGTTAGTTTATACAGAACAAGATGCAAG ATTCTTTGTAGACCTTTATTGCACAAAAGACAGGCGTTTTCTCACTATCAACAGCAACAGCAAGACAACCTCAGAAGTTTGGCTGGTTGACTGCAGACATCCCTTTGAGTCACCTGCTCTTGTACAAGCACGAACCACGGGGCTCATGTACCACGTTGAGCACAGGAAGGACCAGTTGTACATTCTTACTACATATGGAGAACCTGCAGAATATAAG ttgATGAAGGCACCAGTAGCTTCCAGTGGCAAGGAGAACTGGCAGTTAGTTTATgcactggaaaggaaaaccaagctaGTAGACTTTGAGATGTTCAGTGATGACTGTATTATGTTCCTGAAGAATGCTGGTCATCTTTACTTAAATGTGATTTCCTTTGTTTCACACTCAGTTCAGTCGATAAAG CTGCCTACGTGGGCCTGTGAATTTGAATTGGAATCTCATCCTGATCATACCACCAGCACCTGCTATTTTCAGCTCTCCTCCCCAGTACACCCCCCTAAGCGTTTTGCATattcatttaaagaaaataatctcaTTGAGCAAGCTGTGCAAGAGGTACCAATTATTACGAATTGTCACACTACACGTTTACTAGCTAAAAGCAAG GATGAAACTTTGGTGCCAATTACAGTTTTTCATAATAAGAATTCTAAAGAACTACACAGGAGACCACTTCTAGTTCATGTATATGGAGCTTATGGCATAGATTTGAACATGAGCTTTAAAGAAGAGAAGCTGATGTTAATTGAAGAGGGTTGGATATTAGCATATTGCCATGTTAG GGGTGGAGGAGAACAGGGCCTTAGCTGGCACAGAGATGGATGTCAGTATAACAAACTCAAAGGTCTCCATGACCTCAGGGCTTGCATCACGCTGCTGCACCAAGAGGGATTTTCTCAGCCcaagcacacagccctggcagctgccagtgctggggGAGTTCTGGCTGGAGCCCTGTGCAACActgacccagccctgctcagagccatGGTGTTACAG GCTCCTTTCGTAGATGTTCTAAATATAATGATGAAAACTCATCTCCCACTGACAATTGAGGAACAAGAAGAATGGGGAAATCCATTAGAAGATGAAAAGTGTATGAAGTATATCAAAAGCTATTGCCCATACCAGAATATTAAGCCACAG TGCTATCCATCAGTTTTTATCACGGCGTATGAAAATGATGAACGGGTACCGCTAACAGGAATTTTACAGTATGTTCAGAAACTCAGGAAGGCTGCACTAGATCATGCCAGCAGAACAAGTAAGAAAG TGATCATCAGCTTCATTGTTCCAGGAAATTGGATTCCTAATATCATCCTAGATGTCCAGGCAAATGGCAGTCATTGTGATTCATCCTGGGAGCACTCACTGAATGAG gTTGCAAGACACTTTGCTTTTCTGAACAGAGAACTTGAGGAAGTGTGCCATCCCCAACATCACAGCAAATCCTGCAAATAA